A window of the Schlesneria paludicola DSM 18645 genome harbors these coding sequences:
- the dps gene encoding DNA starvation/stationary phase protection protein Dps gives MSNSQSHWKGTTMNPTKNDMALAQRTAVTQLLNNRLADLIDLQLQTKQAHWNVKGPTFIALHELFDSVAEEIEDFVDDVAERIVALGGIAEGTLAAVSKRTTISPYSLTLTSGRDHVDALSTAIATVGKAVRAAIDQSNELGDADTADLFTGISRDLDKKLWFVESQLQGDK, from the coding sequence TTGTCGAATTCCCAATCTCACTGGAAAGGCACGACCATGAATCCAACGAAGAACGATATGGCCCTCGCGCAGCGCACGGCCGTGACTCAACTGCTCAACAACCGACTCGCCGACTTGATCGATCTGCAACTGCAGACAAAGCAGGCACATTGGAATGTCAAAGGTCCGACCTTCATCGCGCTGCACGAACTGTTCGATAGCGTTGCGGAAGAAATCGAGGACTTCGTCGACGACGTGGCCGAGCGAATTGTGGCCTTGGGCGGGATCGCGGAAGGGACACTGGCTGCAGTGTCGAAGCGAACAACCATTAGCCCCTATTCATTGACCTTGACCAGCGGACGCGATCACGTCGACGCCCTGTCGACGGCGATCGCCACGGTCGGCAAAGCCGTGCGCGCCGCGATTGATCAATCAAACGAACTCGGCGATGCCGACACGGCGGACTTGTTCACCGGCATCTCCCGTGACCTCGACAAGAAGCTGTGGTTCGTGGAATCACAGCTGCAGGGCGACAAGTAA
- a CDS encoding autotransporter outer membrane beta-barrel domain-containing protein produces MIASSIGSRISEGARRTRRWSSWSTTFCAATLSISNLLAADIPVTTVNDSGAGSLRQGLSVATSGDRLVFNSLLNGSTLTGGSALSVSQPVTLYDPNTITLTDSHAYVLAKPMSVDWAGSFSLGGVLSDGVTSGSLIKTGTGTLVLGGSNTYTGGTIFNGGTLRLLNDHALGTGTLSVHNLVGSTFLEMADGVKLGNNIDLQSELVVKQNAGTTVRIDGIISETGGPQDIGTSGTGTLILSGANTFSGGIYVSNDSTIRAENSSALGTGQVTVAGALTLDLANGINVGNHLHLGNNFTANVNTGSATLSGLIDEIATSRLTKTGDGTLILSGNSNSYTGTTTVNAGDLQVQGSIVSDVLIANISSTLSGAGQVGNVTNDGFIRPGNSGVGNLTVNGNFTQNAGGTTEIEINSAGNTPGVNNDHLTVTGQANLGGTLNVVAVGGGVFQSGTNFTILNSTGVVNGQYTQVTDNLSMFGLVLSYNANDVVMQLVQTSTFAGTGRTTNEVSVGTALDNITLTSSGDLFTMINTLGAQSSDQQQRSMDQLSGSIYGSTQTIGLQVGDQFLQRIITRLVSNGTFLASVPAGVTTADSGVRGQLANDSINGWIQGYGVGGSLRTDGNGAGVRYSQGGGLYGVDLGQDETGVIGIVGGNSYVGYHDGYDSKGQLTAYQVGLYALKHNDLAYVLGTANYGYNDYVSNRTVNVGGIDQFLRGTFGGNQFGAYAETGLKLHAGWFHLQPLLGLQYLYLSQQGFSESGGPAALNVAGAQANSLRTSLGGRLVVDRLTGPWGSVWTPYWHTRWVSEVLDDDRIITASFNGAPIGGAFTSHGTKLGQNYGVFGKGVAVQLSDQWAMYGNFDVMFGGRLYTETGSLGAVYSF; encoded by the coding sequence ATGATCGCGTCAAGTATCGGTTCACGGATCAGCGAGGGAGCGCGACGCACGCGCCGGTGGTCGAGTTGGAGCACCACCTTCTGTGCCGCGACGTTATCCATCTCGAATCTTCTCGCGGCCGACATTCCCGTCACAACGGTGAATGACTCGGGCGCAGGCTCGCTGCGTCAGGGATTATCCGTTGCGACATCGGGTGACCGATTGGTGTTCAATTCACTGCTCAACGGTTCAACCTTGACCGGCGGCAGCGCATTGTCGGTCAGCCAGCCTGTCACGCTATACGATCCGAACACGATCACCCTTACGGATTCACACGCCTACGTGCTGGCAAAGCCGATGTCCGTCGATTGGGCCGGAAGTTTCAGCCTAGGCGGAGTTCTGTCGGACGGAGTCACCTCGGGCAGTTTGATCAAGACCGGGACTGGAACTCTGGTCCTGGGTGGATCGAACACCTATACCGGCGGAACGATCTTCAATGGCGGAACACTTCGCCTCCTAAATGATCACGCTCTGGGGACAGGGACACTGTCCGTTCACAATCTCGTTGGCAGTACTTTTCTTGAGATGGCCGATGGTGTGAAGTTAGGCAACAACATCGACCTGCAATCGGAACTTGTCGTCAAGCAGAATGCGGGGACGACCGTTCGGATTGATGGAATCATCAGTGAAACCGGCGGCCCGCAAGACATCGGAACCTCTGGCACTGGGACACTGATCCTGAGTGGCGCTAACACGTTCTCCGGCGGAATCTATGTCAGCAATGACAGCACTATTCGCGCGGAAAACAGTTCCGCTCTTGGTACCGGACAAGTGACGGTTGCAGGGGCATTGACGCTAGACCTCGCCAATGGAATCAACGTCGGAAATCACCTGCATCTGGGCAATAACTTCACGGCGAATGTGAATACAGGCAGTGCGACCTTGAGTGGCCTGATTGATGAGATCGCCACCAGCCGCCTGACGAAAACCGGCGATGGAACATTGATTCTGTCGGGAAACAGTAATTCCTACACAGGGACGACGACGGTCAACGCGGGGGATTTGCAAGTTCAAGGATCGATTGTTTCCGACGTTCTGATTGCGAACATCTCGTCGACACTGTCCGGTGCAGGGCAAGTCGGCAACGTGACGAACGACGGATTCATTCGCCCGGGCAATTCTGGCGTCGGAAATCTGACAGTGAATGGCAACTTCACGCAGAATGCCGGAGGTACGACCGAGATTGAAATCAATTCGGCGGGAAATACCCCTGGTGTCAACAACGACCACCTGACCGTCACGGGACAGGCGAATCTTGGAGGAACGCTGAATGTCGTTGCGGTCGGTGGGGGCGTCTTCCAGTCAGGTACGAACTTCACCATTTTGAATTCGACGGGCGTCGTCAATGGTCAGTACACCCAGGTGACCGACAATCTGTCGATGTTTGGTCTAGTCCTAAGCTACAACGCGAATGACGTCGTGATGCAGTTGGTACAGACTTCGACGTTCGCCGGAACGGGTCGCACCACAAATGAAGTCTCTGTTGGAACGGCGCTCGACAACATCACGCTGACTTCGTCAGGTGATTTGTTCACGATGATCAATACCCTTGGAGCACAATCATCGGATCAGCAGCAGCGGTCGATGGATCAGCTTAGCGGTTCCATTTATGGCAGCACGCAGACGATTGGCCTGCAGGTCGGTGATCAGTTTTTGCAGCGGATCATTACCCGGCTCGTCAGCAACGGAACATTTCTCGCAAGTGTACCCGCAGGAGTAACGACGGCAGATTCGGGTGTTCGAGGTCAATTGGCCAACGACTCGATCAATGGCTGGATTCAGGGATATGGAGTTGGCGGCAGTCTACGAACCGACGGCAACGGTGCCGGCGTTCGCTATAGCCAGGGTGGTGGACTGTACGGGGTTGATCTGGGGCAGGACGAGACGGGCGTGATCGGGATCGTCGGCGGAAACTCGTACGTTGGCTATCACGACGGATACGATAGTAAGGGGCAATTGACCGCCTACCAAGTCGGCCTGTACGCCTTGAAACACAACGATCTCGCCTATGTCTTGGGAACGGCGAACTATGGATACAACGACTATGTGTCCAATCGAACGGTGAACGTCGGCGGGATCGATCAATTTCTGCGTGGAACGTTTGGCGGAAACCAATTTGGAGCCTATGCCGAAACAGGATTGAAGTTGCACGCAGGTTGGTTCCATCTGCAACCGCTATTGGGCCTTCAGTATCTTTATCTGTCGCAACAAGGCTTTAGTGAATCGGGAGGCCCCGCGGCACTCAACGTTGCCGGCGCCCAAGCCAATTCGTTGCGAACAAGTTTGGGTGGACGACTTGTCGTCGATCGTCTGACGGGCCCTTGGGGTTCGGTCTGGACACCCTACTGGCACACTCGTTGGGTCTCTGAAGTGCTGGACGACGATCGCATCATCACGGCGTCGTTCAATGGAGCCCCGATCGGCGGGGCGTTCACATCCCACGGAACGAAGCTTGGCCAGAACTATGGCGTGTTTGGCAAAGGAGTGGCAGTACAATTGTCGGATCAATGGGCCATGTACGGAAACTTTGACGTGATGTTCGGCGGCCGACTCTACACGGAAACCGGCAGCCTGGGCGCAGTGTATTCGTTCTAA
- a CDS encoding PD40 domain-containing protein, whose protein sequence is MLSALIFALLSAPPTVTDDAAEMQYMSNIRQVTSGLPRAGEGYFSADGKWIVYQAYPIGYPFYQIYVQKLDEKTPRLVSTGRGRTTCAYFSPDGKKILFASSHTDPSIDQTELKAREEAAKGGRRRYLWDFDPHMDLYVVNFDGTGMTRLTDSPGYDAEGSYSSDGKQIVFTSMRDGDPDLYVMDADGSNVRQLTDHPGYDGGPFFSPDNQWIVFRSDRQKEHMLQLFAISVDGKTEVQLTDNLEQVNWCPYFHPSGKYLIWSGADYSKGPQNAPFHLFTMEVEIQRDSFKGGAVTQITHSTAQDVLPVFSPNGKSLMWTSTRTPDGTSQLWIADWKRGQDAP, encoded by the coding sequence ATGCTGAGTGCTTTGATCTTCGCGCTTTTGAGCGCTCCGCCAACGGTGACGGATGACGCGGCCGAGATGCAATACATGTCCAATATCCGCCAAGTGACGTCGGGGTTGCCACGTGCGGGAGAAGGGTATTTCTCGGCGGATGGCAAATGGATCGTGTATCAGGCCTATCCGATCGGCTATCCGTTCTATCAGATCTATGTGCAGAAGCTCGACGAGAAGACGCCCCGACTCGTCAGCACCGGACGCGGACGAACGACCTGTGCCTACTTTTCTCCCGACGGAAAGAAAATTCTATTCGCCTCCAGTCATACCGATCCGAGCATCGATCAGACCGAGTTAAAAGCGCGTGAAGAAGCGGCCAAGGGGGGCCGAAGACGCTATCTGTGGGATTTTGACCCGCATATGGATTTGTATGTTGTCAACTTTGACGGAACAGGGATGACGCGTCTGACGGATTCACCGGGATATGACGCTGAGGGAAGTTATTCATCGGATGGGAAGCAGATCGTCTTCACGTCCATGCGTGATGGCGATCCGGATCTGTACGTTATGGATGCCGACGGCTCAAACGTCCGTCAGTTGACCGATCATCCCGGCTACGACGGCGGCCCGTTTTTCTCGCCCGACAATCAGTGGATTGTTTTTCGCTCGGATCGCCAGAAGGAGCATATGCTGCAATTGTTCGCAATTTCGGTCGATGGGAAAACCGAAGTCCAACTGACGGACAATCTCGAGCAAGTCAACTGGTGCCCGTACTTCCATCCGAGTGGCAAATACCTGATCTGGTCCGGGGCCGACTATAGCAAGGGCCCACAGAACGCACCCTTTCATCTGTTCACGATGGAAGTCGAGATTCAGCGAGATTCGTTCAAGGGCGGTGCCGTGACGCAGATTACGCACAGCACCGCGCAAGATGTTCTGCCCGTCTTCAGCCCCAATGGGAAATCGTTGATGTGGACGTCGACTCGCACGCCCGACGGAACAAGTCAATTGTGGATTGCCGATTGGAAACGCGGCCAGGACGCTCCTTGA
- a CDS encoding amidohydrolase, whose translation MQDRFITGFCLIALLFFPFFVHAENEISPWTNREVDRLVTIYRDFHTNPELSFREERTAAKLAVELKSLGIDVTEGVGRLGVVGLLKNGDGPVVMIRTDLDALPVTEVTGLPYASKVVAKDPKGNDVGVMHACGHDIHMTCQIGVARYLAAHKDRWHGTVMFVGQPAEETVGGAEAMLKDGLFTRFPRPKYALALHVDSNMPTGKVGYKAGYFLANVDSVDILIKGKGGHGAFPQTTVDPIVQAAHLIVDLQTLISRENNPFEPAVITVGSIHGGTKHNIIGDSCRLQLTVRSYSPEVRELLTEGIKRKAKAVAMSSGAPEPVVEFSDSTPATKNDADLVERVVPSFRRVLGDEQVIPVEPSMGGEDFSQYGLAGVPIFMFRLGSINGERLAEMKAKGKMPPSLHSPLYYPDPRETITTGVTAMAAAVVDLLKGQ comes from the coding sequence ATGCAAGACCGATTCATCACGGGATTCTGCTTGATCGCACTGCTGTTTTTCCCTTTCTTTGTTCACGCCGAGAATGAGATCTCGCCTTGGACCAATCGGGAAGTCGATCGTCTGGTCACGATCTACCGCGACTTTCACACAAACCCTGAACTGTCGTTCCGTGAAGAGCGAACGGCAGCCAAGTTAGCCGTTGAACTGAAATCGCTGGGAATCGACGTCACCGAAGGAGTTGGGCGACTTGGTGTCGTCGGCTTGTTAAAGAATGGTGACGGTCCAGTTGTCATGATTCGCACAGATCTGGATGCATTGCCGGTGACCGAAGTGACCGGCCTGCCGTATGCATCAAAAGTTGTTGCGAAAGATCCCAAGGGGAACGATGTCGGGGTGATGCATGCCTGTGGACACGACATCCATATGACCTGTCAAATTGGTGTCGCCCGCTATCTGGCCGCTCACAAGGATCGCTGGCACGGCACCGTCATGTTCGTCGGGCAGCCTGCCGAAGAGACCGTCGGCGGGGCCGAGGCGATGCTGAAGGATGGCTTGTTCACTCGATTTCCAAGACCGAAGTACGCCTTAGCGTTGCATGTGGATTCGAACATGCCGACGGGCAAGGTTGGTTACAAGGCCGGATATTTCCTCGCAAACGTCGATAGTGTCGACATTTTGATCAAGGGCAAGGGCGGTCATGGAGCCTTCCCGCAAACGACGGTCGATCCGATCGTTCAAGCCGCGCATTTGATCGTCGACCTGCAAACGTTGATCAGCCGTGAGAACAATCCCTTTGAGCCGGCGGTCATTACTGTCGGTTCGATTCACGGGGGCACCAAGCACAACATCATTGGCGACTCGTGCCGGCTGCAACTGACGGTCAGAAGCTATTCGCCCGAGGTTCGCGAGTTGCTCACGGAAGGGATCAAGCGGAAGGCGAAGGCGGTTGCAATGAGTTCCGGCGCGCCGGAACCCGTCGTCGAATTCTCGGACTCAACGCCTGCCACGAAGAATGATGCCGACCTGGTTGAGCGGGTTGTGCCCTCATTTCGTCGCGTGCTGGGTGACGAGCAAGTGATTCCCGTCGAACCGTCGATGGGCGGTGAAGACTTTTCACAATACGGACTGGCCGGAGTTCCGATCTTTATGTTCCGGTTGGGGTCGATCAATGGAGAACGTCTGGCCGAAATGAAGGCAAAGGGAAAGATGCCGCCTTCGCTTCATTCACCGCTGTATTACCCCGATCCTCGCGAAACCATCACGACCGGGGTCACCGCCATGGCGGCAGCGGTCGTCGACCTGTTGAAAGGTCAATAG